In Streptomyces sclerotialus, the DNA window GGCTGCCCGAGAAGGCCGCGGAGATCGACAAGCGGCTGGTGTCGCTGCGGACGCGGGCGCAGGCCATCACGACGCGGGCCGCTGGCGTCGAGCCGGTGCTGAGCGAGCTGCGGCGGCGGTACAGCGTGGCCTGCTGGCAGGACCTCCAGCAGGTGCCCGGCCAGGCGGCCGACGCGGTGCGGCAGGCGGAGACCAGGCTGCGGGAGGCGCAGAGCGCGCGGGACGAGCAGCGCTGGGCGGACGCGACGAGCCTGCTGGCGACCGTACGGGCCCTGCTGAACACGACGGACGAGGCGGTGTCGGCCGCCGGGGACCGGCTGCGGCGGCTGGACGAGGTCTCCTTCGACCGGCAGAAGGAGGTCGAGCGGACGCGGTTCGCGATCCGGGACGCGCAGCGGCTGGCGATGGCGGGCCGCAGTACGCCCGACCCGCGGCACGCCCGTCCGCTGGACGAGGCGGTGGCGCGGCTGGAGCGTGCGGAGGCCGGGCTGGAGGGCAGCCGGCATCCGGACTGGTGGCACTTCCTCACGGAGACGGACGCGGTGCGGGAGACCGCGGCGCGGGTGGTCCAGGCGATCCGTGAGGAGCGGGGCGGCGCCGGCGGCTGAGCGCCGGGCAGACGCACGCCGTGCGATGGCGGCCTCGCGCCCCCTGGCGGAAGCTGGAGGGAGGTACTCCCGCGGTCCCCCGCGTACGTCTGTGCAAAGGAGGCCGGTCATGGCTGTCGGCCACGCCCTCCGCGGGCCTTTCCACCACCCCCGGCGGCGCATCACGCTCGATGAGCACCTGCCCGTCGACCACCGGCTGAGCAGGGTCTACCGGTTCGGTGCCGGACTGATGGGGCTGGTCCTCGTCGCCTTCGGCATCCTCGGCCTGATCGACCGGATCGGCTTCTTCGACACCGGCGGCGACACGGTGGCCGGGCTGAACACGAACGGCGCGCTGAGCGTGCTGTCCGTCGTCATCGGCCTGCTGCTCTTCGTGGGCATGGTGCTCGGCGGCAATACCGCCTCCACCCTGAACGCCGTGCTCGGCGTCGCCTTCCTGCTGAGCGGCTTCGTCAACCTGGCGTTGCTGGAGACGGGCTTCAACTACCTCGCCTTCCGCCTCCAGAACGTCCTGTTCAGCTTCGTGGTCGGGCTCCTGCTGCTGGTCTTCGGCATGTACGGCCGGGTCAGCGGCGGCCTGCCGCACGACAACCCGTACTGGCGCGCCCGGCACCCGGACGAGGTGCCCCGCTCCTCCCGCCTCAACCCCCAGCAGGCGGCGCTGCTGCGGAAGGCCGCGCGGGAGGCGCAGGAGCGGGAGCTCACGAGCCGGGAGCACCGCGCCCGTACGGCACGGCGGCACAGCCGGGAGGCGGGGCTCCGGCAGAAACTGGCACGCGCGCGGCGGCGTGGCGGCGCGTGACGGGGCAAGGACGCGTAACGGGGCGGGGGCACCGCGCCTGACCGGTGATTCAGAATGGCGGCAGCAGGACCTCCGCACCGCCGCACCCACCGGGAGAATCATGGACTTCAGCGCAGCGCTCCGGGCCGGGCGACTCGTCGCCATCATCCGCGGCCAGGACCCGGAGGCCGCCTTCCGTACGGTCATGGCCCTGGCCGAGGAGGGCGTACGGCTCGTCGAGGTCTCGCTCAGCGGCGCGGACGCGCTCGGTGTCATCCGGCGGGCGCGGCAGGAGCTGGGGCCTGACGCGTGGCTGGGCGCGGGTACGGTCACCACCGCCGAGGACGTCGCGCGGGCCGCCGAGGCCGGGGCGAACCTGGCGGTCACGCCGGGGCTGGGCGCGGGCGTCGACGAGTGCGTACGCCGTGAGCTGCCGGTGGTGGCCGGGGTGCTGACGCCGACCGAGGTGATCGCCGCGCGGGCCGCCGGGGCGACGGCCCTGAAGCTGTTCCCCGCCTCCCTCGGCGGTCCCGCGTACCTGAAGGCGCTGCGGGCGCCGTTCCCGGAGCTGCCGTTCGTGCCGGTGGGCGGCGTGGACGCGGCCGCTGCCCGTGCCTACCTGGCCGCGGGCGCGGTGGCGGTGGGCGTCGGCTCGCCGCTGATCGGGGACGCGGCGGACGGCGGCGACCTGGCCGGGCTGCGCCGCCGCGCCGCCGACTTCCTGGAGGTCTGCGCCGAGGGCGCGGAGGGGCTGGCGTGAGCGGTACGCACACGGCCGGGCCGGAGGTGCTCACCCTCGGCGAGACCATGGTGGCCCTGCGCGGCAGCGGACCGCTGAAGCTGGGCGGCACGATGCGGGTGTCCGTCGCGGGCGCCGAGAGCAACGTGGCCATCGGGCTGGCCCGGCTGGGGCACCGGGTGCGCTGGGCGGGCGCCGTGGGTGACGACGAGGCCGGGCAGCTGGTGCTGCGCACGCTGCG includes these proteins:
- a CDS encoding DUF4383 domain-containing protein, whose translation is MAVGHALRGPFHHPRRRITLDEHLPVDHRLSRVYRFGAGLMGLVLVAFGILGLIDRIGFFDTGGDTVAGLNTNGALSVLSVVIGLLLFVGMVLGGNTASTLNAVLGVAFLLSGFVNLALLETGFNYLAFRLQNVLFSFVVGLLLLVFGMYGRVSGGLPHDNPYWRARHPDEVPRSSRLNPQQAALLRKAAREAQERELTSREHRARTARRHSREAGLRQKLARARRRGGA
- a CDS encoding bifunctional 4-hydroxy-2-oxoglutarate aldolase/2-dehydro-3-deoxy-phosphogluconate aldolase, translating into MDFSAALRAGRLVAIIRGQDPEAAFRTVMALAEEGVRLVEVSLSGADALGVIRRARQELGPDAWLGAGTVTTAEDVARAAEAGANLAVTPGLGAGVDECVRRELPVVAGVLTPTEVIAARAAGATALKLFPASLGGPAYLKALRAPFPELPFVPVGGVDAAAARAYLAAGAVAVGVGSPLIGDAADGGDLAGLRRRAADFLEVCAEGAEGLA